The proteins below come from a single Halobacillus salinarum genomic window:
- a CDS encoding TIGR00282 family metallophosphoesterase: MRILFIGDVVGSPGREMVEEYLPKLKEKYQPAATIINGENAASGKGITEKIYRRFLECGAQAVTLGNHSWDKKEIFDFIDDADYLIRPANFPEGTPGSGMTFIKTPKAEIAVINLQGRTFLAPNDDPFRKIDDLIAQAKKRTNVIFLDFHAEATSEKQAMGWYVDGRVSVNVGTHTHIQTADERILPAGTGYISDVGMTGPYDGILGMEREAVLKRFLTNLPVRFEVPKKGRTQLSGFLADVDERTGKAQKVERILINDDHPFFR; this comes from the coding sequence ATGAGAATTTTATTTATCGGGGACGTGGTAGGCTCTCCAGGAAGAGAGATGGTAGAAGAATACCTTCCGAAGCTGAAAGAAAAATACCAGCCAGCTGCAACGATTATTAATGGCGAAAACGCAGCATCTGGAAAAGGCATTACTGAAAAAATCTATCGCCGGTTTCTTGAGTGCGGTGCCCAGGCCGTTACCCTTGGCAATCATTCGTGGGATAAGAAAGAAATTTTTGATTTTATCGATGATGCGGACTATTTAATCAGACCCGCTAATTTCCCGGAAGGTACACCTGGAAGCGGCATGACATTTATTAAAACACCAAAGGCGGAAATTGCTGTTATTAATTTACAAGGGAGAACGTTTCTGGCTCCGAACGACGATCCTTTTAGAAAGATCGATGATTTAATAGCGCAGGCAAAAAAAAGAACGAATGTAATTTTTCTTGATTTTCATGCAGAAGCAACAAGCGAAAAGCAAGCAATGGGGTGGTATGTAGATGGTCGCGTAAGTGTGAACGTTGGTACGCACACCCATATTCAGACAGCCGATGAACGAATTCTTCCAGCGGGTACAGGCTATATTTCAGACGTAGGGATGACGGGGCCTTATGACGGAATATTAGGAATGGAAAGAGAAGCTGTACTCAAACGCTTCCTGACAAATCTTCCTGTACGTTTTGAAGTTCCAAAAAAGGGAAGAACACAATTAAGCGGATTTTTGGCAGATGTAGACGAGCGGACAGGCAAAGCTCAAAAAGTAGAACGTATCCTCATCAATGATGATCACCCCTTCTTCCGCTGA
- the rny gene encoding ribonuclease Y, which yields MDLISSLIFILLALIVGSVVGYLIRKSIAEAKISSAEELAKQIVEEGRRNAESAKKEALLEAKEENQKFRQEAENEIRERRMELQKTENRLTQKEENLDRKSGTLDQRDLSLEKKEGTLAERQQQIEEMESKVKAMLQEQQAELERVSGLTSDQAKQIILERVEQEVSHETAIMIKEAENRAKEEADKKAKSILSLALQRCAADHVAETTVSVVNLPNDEMKGRIIGREGRNIRTLETLTGIDLIIDDTPEAVILSGFDPIRRETARMALEKLVQDGRIHPARIEEMVDKSRREVDDYIREVGEQTTFEVGVHGLHPDLVKILGRLKYRTSYGQNVLKHSTEVAYLSGLLAAELGEDEMLARRAGLLHDIGKAIDHEVEGSHVEIGKELATKYKENETVINAIASHHGDEEPTSIISVLVAAADALSAARPGARSETLENYIKRLEKLEEISESYEGVEKSFAIQAGREVRIMVRPDEIDDLEAKRLARDIRNRIEGELDYPGHIKVTVIRETRSVEYAK from the coding sequence ATGGATTTGATATCCTCGCTCATCTTCATTTTGCTTGCCCTTATCGTCGGTTCTGTTGTTGGTTATCTTATTCGGAAATCGATTGCGGAGGCGAAAATTTCCAGTGCAGAGGAACTAGCGAAGCAAATCGTCGAGGAAGGAAGACGAAATGCGGAATCTGCTAAGAAGGAAGCTCTTCTTGAAGCGAAAGAAGAGAACCAGAAATTTCGTCAAGAAGCGGAAAATGAAATCCGCGAACGCCGCATGGAACTGCAGAAAACTGAAAATCGTTTAACACAGAAAGAAGAGAATCTTGATCGTAAAAGTGGCACGCTTGATCAGCGTGATTTATCACTTGAAAAGAAAGAAGGGACTCTTGCCGAGAGACAACAACAAATTGAAGAAATGGAAAGCAAAGTGAAAGCTATGCTTCAAGAACAGCAAGCCGAGCTCGAACGAGTATCAGGCTTAACATCAGATCAGGCGAAACAGATTATCCTTGAACGTGTAGAACAAGAGGTTTCACACGAAACTGCGATTATGATTAAAGAAGCAGAAAATCGCGCGAAAGAAGAAGCAGACAAGAAGGCGAAAAGCATTCTTTCACTTGCCTTGCAACGATGCGCCGCAGATCATGTTGCGGAAACGACGGTTTCTGTCGTCAATTTACCTAATGACGAAATGAAAGGTCGGATTATTGGTCGTGAAGGACGTAATATCCGTACCCTGGAAACTCTTACTGGAATTGATCTTATCATTGATGATACACCGGAAGCGGTCATTCTTTCAGGGTTTGATCCGATTCGACGGGAAACTGCACGCATGGCGCTTGAAAAACTGGTCCAGGATGGACGGATCCACCCAGCTCGCATCGAGGAAATGGTGGACAAGTCCCGCCGTGAAGTAGATGATTATATACGAGAGGTTGGAGAACAAACCACCTTTGAGGTTGGTGTTCATGGTCTTCACCCTGACCTTGTAAAAATATTAGGCCGTTTGAAATACCGTACCAGTTATGGACAAAACGTGCTTAAACACTCTACTGAAGTTGCCTATCTTTCGGGACTGCTTGCCGCAGAATTAGGCGAAGATGAAATGCTAGCCCGCCGCGCGGGTCTGCTCCACGATATTGGTAAAGCGATTGACCATGAAGTGGAAGGCAGTCATGTCGAAATTGGGAAAGAACTGGCAACCAAGTACAAAGAAAATGAAACTGTAATTAATGCGATTGCTTCTCACCATGGTGACGAAGAACCGACGTCTATCATTTCGGTTCTGGTTGCTGCAGCAGATGCTCTTTCCGCTGCCCGCCCAGGTGCTAGAAGTGAAACTCTCGAAAATTATATTAAACGGCTTGAGAAACTGGAGGAAATTTCAGAGTCCTATGAAGGCGTTGAAAAATCCTTTGCCATCCAGGCTGGACGCGAAGTTCGTATTATGGTTCGTCCTGATGAAATTGATGATCTTGAAGCGAAACGATTAGCACGAGATATTAGAAATCGAATCGAGGGAGAACTCGATTATCCAGGTCATATTAAAGTAACCGTTATTCGTGAAACACGCTCAGTGGAATATGCGAAATAA